The following are encoded together in the Bacillota bacterium genome:
- the hfq gene encoding RNA chaperone Hfq, with product MAKTQINLQDVFLNQVRKENIAVTIYLIGGVQLRGLVRGFDAFTVLLDSPGKPTQLVYKHAITSVVPSRPVSTYRPPDAAARAVSAPAEGTESTETPSETA from the coding sequence ATGGCGAAGACTCAAATTAACTTGCAAGATGTTTTTTTAAACCAGGTGCGCAAAGAGAACATTGCCGTCACCATCTATCTGATTGGAGGCGTGCAACTACGCGGGTTGGTTCGCGGGTTCGATGCCTTTACGGTGTTGCTTGATAGCCCGGGCAAGCCCACTCAGCTGGTCTACAAACACGCGATTACCTCGGTGGTGCCTTCCAGACCGGTCTCTACGTATCGCCCACCGGATGCTGCAGCACGAGCGGTCAGCGCGCCCGCCGAAGGCACCGAGAGC
- the miaA gene encoding tRNA (adenosine(37)-N6)-dimethylallyltransferase MiaA yields the protein MRDFLPDVLAVVGPTATGKTEVGILLAEALGGEIISADCMAVYRGMDIGTAKPTPEQQQRVRFHLIDVCNPDEPFSVARFQQMALEAIRQIRQRGSLPLVVGGTGLYVKALLDGFHIPPAAANETLRQQLWQEAKREGSAVLHARLKEVDPLAASRIHPNDAVRIIRALEVYQLTGRPISEWQRCQPPAEVGRVRRFGLTMPRELLYRRINERVERMISQGWLDEVRRLLEAGYAPNLPAMRSLGYGELVQVVQGRWELSEAIARIQRETRRFAKRQLTWFRADKQIEWIDASQGAEETARQILHRLRSEQEHT from the coding sequence ATGAGAGACTTCCTGCCTGATGTTCTGGCAGTAGTGGGACCCACCGCGACCGGCAAGACGGAGGTGGGCATCCTGTTAGCGGAAGCGCTGGGCGGAGAGATTATCTCTGCGGACTGCATGGCGGTCTATCGCGGGATGGATATCGGTACCGCCAAGCCCACGCCAGAGCAGCAGCAGCGCGTGCGCTTCCACCTCATCGATGTCTGCAACCCTGACGAACCCTTCAGTGTAGCAAGGTTTCAGCAGATGGCACTGGAGGCGATTCGGCAGATACGGCAGCGTGGCTCGTTGCCACTGGTGGTTGGAGGCACGGGGCTGTATGTGAAGGCGCTGTTGGACGGCTTCCACATCCCGCCTGCTGCTGCAAACGAGACGCTGCGCCAGCAGTTGTGGCAGGAAGCAAAACGAGAGGGCAGTGCGGTCCTCCACGCGCGGCTGAAGGAGGTGGACCCGCTTGCGGCGTCGCGCATCCACCCGAACGATGCGGTGCGCATCATTCGCGCGCTGGAGGTCTATCAGCTCACGGGGCGTCCTATTTCCGAGTGGCAGCGTTGTCAGCCTCCTGCAGAGGTAGGCAGGGTGCGCCGCTTCGGTCTGACCATGCCTCGTGAACTGCTGTACCGGCGCATCAACGAGCGAGTGGAGCGGATGATTTCTCAGGGTTGGCTGGATGAGGTACGCCGCCTGCTGGAAGCGGGTTACGCTCCCAATCTGCCTGCGATGCGCTCGCTGGGCTATGGGGAGCTGGTGCAGGTGGTGCAGGGGCGATGGGAGCTTTCAGAAGCCATCGCGCGGATACAACGTGAAACAAGACGGTTTGCCAAGCGTCAATTAACATGGTTCCGCGCCGACAAGCAGATCGAATGGATAGACGCTTCGCAAGGTGCGGAAGAGACAGCGAGGCAAATACTGCACAGACTGCGAAGCGAGCAAGAACACACTTGA
- a CDS encoding carbohydrate binding domain-containing protein — protein sequence MMWFTRIFILAKTLVGLSCALAQAQVARMEVDATAPGTPISPVLWGIFFEEINHAGDGGIYAELVRNRSFEDATVPRAWRLAEDSPGKSRIAIDTSRPLNDSNTRSLRWEIDEGTPKVSLINEGYWGISVQRGKRYRLSFYARRDERFRGGLTFHLQGANGQVYAQHTVRGLATDWKRFTATLTSRATDPKARLVVTAESPGAVWLDMVSLMPEDTFKGRPNGLRKDLAQMLADLKPSFLRFPGGCFVEGDRMRNALRWRDTLGDIAERPSRWCVWGYTTTQGLGLHEYLQMSEDLGAEPILVVNCGMACQYRNGDVAPMEQLDEWIEDALAAIEYAIGPPSSKWGALRARNGHPKPFPLRFVEVGNENWGPAYEERYARFYDAIKARFPQIQIIATAPVRSRPMDVLDEHFYSSADWFISQANRYDRYDRKGPKIFVGEYAVTRDCGTGNLRAAIGEAAFMTGIERNGDIVVMAAYAPLFVNVNARQWNPDLIGFDSSRVYGTPSYYVQKLFSHYRGTHVLPLKMDAPAMAVPESRGAIGVGTWQTQAEYRDVTVTHNGQTLFAADFTQGATGWRVVRGDWQVVDGAYRQNGLATDCRVVAGDPYWRDYTLSLRARKLGGAEGFLIMFRVRDDDNWYWWNIGGWGNSKHAVEQCIAGGKSIVSSEVPGSIETGRWYDIRIEVQGTRIRCYLDGKLIHDFEEKPLPVLYTVASRNHRTREVILKVVNVSDRAVESEIRLQGVPSLQPAGKVIQLTSDSLDDENSLDNPTRVAPVESTLRGVAPQFRYTFPKHSLTVIVLKEK from the coding sequence ATGATGTGGTTCACGAGAATTTTCATCCTTGCCAAAACCCTGGTTGGCTTATCCTGTGCGCTCGCGCAGGCTCAGGTCGCCAGAATGGAGGTGGATGCCACCGCACCGGGCACACCCATCAGTCCCGTGTTGTGGGGCATCTTCTTTGAGGAGATTAACCACGCAGGCGATGGCGGAATCTATGCCGAACTGGTACGCAACCGCTCCTTCGAGGACGCGACGGTGCCGCGGGCGTGGAGACTGGCTGAGGACAGCCCTGGTAAGTCCCGCATCGCCATAGATACTTCACGCCCCCTTAACGACAGTAACACGCGCAGCCTGCGCTGGGAGATCGACGAGGGCACGCCGAAGGTCAGCCTCATCAACGAGGGCTACTGGGGCATCTCCGTGCAAAGGGGTAAGCGGTACCGCCTGTCCTTTTACGCTCGCAGGGACGAACGTTTCCGGGGTGGCTTGACCTTCCACCTGCAAGGAGCAAACGGACAGGTGTACGCTCAGCACACGGTGCGTGGACTCGCTACGGACTGGAAGCGATTCACGGCAACACTGACCTCACGTGCGACAGACCCCAAAGCGCGGCTGGTCGTCACCGCCGAGTCACCGGGCGCTGTGTGGCTGGACATGGTTTCGCTGATGCCGGAGGACACCTTTAAGGGACGCCCCAACGGACTGCGCAAAGACCTGGCGCAGATGCTGGCAGACCTCAAACCGTCGTTCCTGCGCTTTCCCGGCGGCTGTTTCGTGGAAGGCGACCGCATGAGGAACGCCCTGCGCTGGCGAGATACACTGGGCGACATCGCCGAACGCCCCTCGCGCTGGTGTGTATGGGGTTATACCACCACACAGGGCTTGGGGTTACACGAATACCTGCAGATGAGCGAAGACCTCGGCGCCGAGCCGATTCTGGTGGTTAACTGCGGGATGGCGTGCCAGTACCGCAACGGTGACGTCGCGCCAATGGAACAGCTGGATGAGTGGATAGAGGATGCTCTTGCCGCCATCGAATACGCCATCGGACCCCCCAGCAGCAAGTGGGGCGCGTTGCGGGCGAGGAACGGGCACCCCAAACCTTTCCCTCTGCGCTTTGTAGAGGTGGGCAACGAGAACTGGGGACCGGCATACGAGGAGCGATACGCCCGCTTCTACGACGCCATCAAGGCGCGCTTCCCGCAAATTCAAATCATCGCCACCGCGCCCGTGCGTAGCCGCCCGATGGATGTGCTGGACGAACACTTCTATTCCAGCGCGGACTGGTTCATTTCGCAGGCGAACCGCTACGACCGATACGACCGCAAGGGACCCAAGATTTTCGTGGGCGAGTATGCGGTCACCCGGGACTGCGGGACGGGCAACCTGCGCGCGGCGATTGGTGAAGCCGCGTTCATGACCGGCATCGAACGCAACGGGGATATCGTGGTGATGGCGGCTTACGCCCCGCTGTTTGTCAATGTCAACGCGCGCCAGTGGAACCCCGACCTGATTGGTTTCGACAGCTCGCGCGTCTACGGCACGCCTTCCTACTACGTGCAGAAGCTGTTCAGCCACTATCGGGGCACACATGTTTTGCCCCTGAAGATGGACGCGCCCGCAATGGCGGTTCCAGAATCGCGTGGGGCGATAGGAGTGGGAACCTGGCAAACGCAGGCGGAGTACCGAGACGTCACAGTGACGCACAACGGACAGACCCTGTTTGCCGCCGATTTCACGCAGGGAGCGACGGGCTGGCGCGTGGTGCGCGGCGACTGGCAGGTGGTGGACGGTGCCTATCGTCAGAACGGATTGGCTACCGATTGCCGCGTGGTGGCGGGTGACCCCTACTGGAGGGACTACACCCTGAGCCTGCGCGCGCGCAAGCTCGGCGGGGCGGAAGGCTTCCTCATCATGTTCCGCGTGCGCGATGATGATAACTGGTACTGGTGGAACATTGGCGGATGGGGTAACTCCAAACACGCCGTCGAACAATGCATTGCCGGAGGCAAAAGCATCGTGAGCAGCGAGGTGCCCGGCAGTATTGAAACCGGGAGATGGTACGATATCCGCATCGAGGTGCAGGGTACACGCATTCGATGCTATCTGGACGGCAAGCTGATACACGACTTCGAGGAGAAACCGCTACCTGTCCTGTATACGGTGGCAAGCCGCAACCACCGAACCCGTGAGGTCATTCTCAAAGTGGTGAACGTTTCCGACCGGGCGGTGGAGTCCGAGATTCGCCTACAGGGCGTACCCTCCCTACAGCCTGCGGGGAAAGTCATCCAGTTAACGAGCGACAGTCTGGACGACGAGAACTCGCTGGACAACCCCACGCGCGTTGCGCCGGTGGAAAGCACGCTGAGAGGGGTCGCTCCGCAGTTCCGGTATACCTTCCCCAAACACTCGCTAACGGTGATAGTGCTGAAGGAGAAGTAG
- a CDS encoding ThuA domain-containing protein: MSKLRVLVWDENPPHAPKAVYPSSINGAVAEGLRELDKEGVLEVRTANLDEPEQGCPADLLANTDVLMWWGHARHGEVKDELAARVAQRVQQEGMGLVALHSAHYSKPFRAVLNCTGHLKGGWRENDPPEDEHIRVCAPWHPIAKGVEDFVLNGEEMYGAPFDVPPPLVVVLQSYFPLGGETFPSGLCWTVGKGIDPNFTSGPGGGVGQGEGIGRVFYFRPGHETMPTYFHPVVRRILYNAVLWAGKKV, translated from the coding sequence ATGAGCAAACTGCGTGTTCTGGTATGGGATGAGAATCCGCCGCACGCGCCCAAAGCCGTATATCCCAGCAGCATCAACGGCGCGGTGGCGGAAGGGTTGCGAGAACTGGACAAAGAGGGTGTGCTGGAGGTGCGCACCGCCAATCTGGACGAACCGGAACAGGGCTGCCCTGCCGACCTGCTGGCGAACACCGACGTGCTGATGTGGTGGGGACACGCCCGGCATGGCGAGGTGAAAGACGAGCTGGCAGCACGTGTTGCGCAGCGCGTTCAGCAAGAGGGCATGGGATTGGTCGCCCTGCACTCCGCGCACTATTCCAAGCCTTTCCGCGCGGTGTTGAACTGTACCGGTCACCTGAAGGGCGGCTGGCGCGAGAACGACCCGCCGGAAGACGAACACATCCGCGTGTGCGCTCCCTGGCACCCGATTGCGAAGGGTGTGGAGGACTTCGTGCTCAACGGCGAGGAGATGTATGGTGCGCCTTTTGATGTGCCGCCGCCGCTGGTGGTGGTATTGCAGTCCTACTTCCCGCTGGGCGGTGAGACCTTCCCCTCCGGCTTGTGCTGGACGGTGGGTAAAGGGATAGACCCGAACTTCACCTCGGGACCCGGCGGCGGTGTGGGGCAGGGCGAGGGTATTGGTCGCGTGTTCTATTTCCGCCCCGGGCATGAGACCATGCCCACCTACTTCCACCCTGTCGTGCGCCGCATTCTGTATAACGCCGTGCTCTGGGCGGGTAAGAAGGTGTAA
- a CDS encoding Gfo/Idh/MocA family oxidoreductase codes for MVYEQWGIGIVGLGGIANTHLTAYRNLGLKVVGGADIDPERVKLMQAKWELPIATTDVESLIAHPEVRIVDVAAPHFLHVREPIFRWAAKYGKALFVQKPLEQYYENARQLVAIAEEAGIPLMVNQNSVFVPGFRVMERYLREGIIGTPYYCQIENRNWFDLSGHVFYGKQERWVLSDMGVHHLALVVHWFGSWRSAYAIMGRDPSQTGIVGDTWNVMNIRFENGMQACIINNWSYRGHLPRPHMVEEVVIQGDKGAITGTSEGFVIVTAEPPAELRPRFQGKWSPDAFGNAMLHYIRSLDEGKPYLCSGRHNLQVVALIEAGYRSVQEGREITRKEIMGEDA; via the coding sequence ATGGTGTATGAACAGTGGGGTATAGGCATTGTGGGATTGGGCGGCATCGCCAACACGCACCTGACCGCCTATCGGAATCTGGGGCTGAAGGTAGTGGGCGGAGCCGACATTGACCCCGAGCGGGTGAAACTGATGCAGGCGAAGTGGGAATTGCCCATCGCGACTACCGATGTGGAGTCGCTGATTGCCCACCCCGAAGTGAGGATTGTGGATGTAGCGGCGCCCCATTTTCTGCACGTGCGCGAGCCGATTTTCCGCTGGGCAGCGAAGTATGGCAAAGCGTTGTTTGTGCAGAAGCCGCTGGAGCAGTACTACGAGAACGCACGTCAGCTGGTCGCCATTGCGGAGGAAGCGGGTATCCCGCTGATGGTGAACCAGAACTCGGTGTTCGTGCCTGGTTTTCGGGTGATGGAACGGTATCTGCGCGAGGGCATCATCGGCACGCCCTACTATTGCCAGATTGAGAACCGCAACTGGTTTGACCTGAGCGGGCACGTTTTTTACGGTAAACAAGAGCGATGGGTTCTCAGCGACATGGGTGTGCATCACCTCGCGCTGGTGGTGCACTGGTTTGGCAGCTGGCGCAGTGCATACGCCATCATGGGGCGCGACCCGTCGCAAACGGGCATCGTTGGCGATACGTGGAACGTGATGAACATCCGCTTCGAGAACGGCATGCAGGCGTGTATCATCAACAACTGGAGCTATCGCGGACACCTGCCTCGCCCGCACATGGTAGAGGAAGTAGTGATTCAGGGCGATAAAGGTGCGATTACCGGCACGAGCGAGGGGTTCGTCATTGTTACCGCCGAACCACCGGCGGAGCTGCGTCCCCGCTTTCAGGGCAAGTGGTCCCCTGACGCCTTTGGCAACGCGATGCTGCACTACATCCGCTCTCTGGACGAGGGCAAACCGTATCTGTGCAGCGGCAGGCATAACCTGCAGGTGGTCGCGCTGATTGAAGCAGGTTATCGCTCGGTGCAGGAAGGGCGTGAGATCACCCGTAAAGAGATAATGGGCGAAGATGCCTGA
- a CDS encoding long-chain fatty acid--CoA ligase — MNLFEMLLQTTQRNPEQTALIFRDKPISYGQLLGAVSGVAKGFKELGVEKGDRVAILLPNVPQFVMAYYACQALGAIAVPANPLLKPDELRYIYNDAGVKLAVTIPLLADVLRAVKPQVASLQHLLMAGGEAPDFLPFDALWQQQAPVPTPPEFNPREHPAVFLYTSGTTGFPKGCMLSHRNLIANCESCVPVLEMSPQDNFLTVLPLFHAFAGTVCMHLSIYVGCSSTLLERFSPDGALEAIEKHRCTIFPAVPTMFAAILHFPLPREYDLSSLRVCVSGGAPMPVAVMEAFEKRFNVVILEGDGPTECSPVTAVNPLKGVRKPGSIGLPIPGVEMKIFDDNDIEVPVGELGEIVVRGENVMLGYYNQPEATAEAMRSGWYHTGDIGKVDEDGYFYIVDRKKDMIIVGGLNVYPREVEEVLHTHPAVAEAAVVGEYDELRGEEPVAYVVLKPGAEATEREIIRYCRERLANFKVPRRVIFRESLPKSATGKILKRLLRKELEQEQGASAG, encoded by the coding sequence ATGAATCTCTTCGAAATGCTTTTACAAACCACGCAGCGCAATCCTGAACAGACCGCACTGATCTTCCGTGACAAGCCTATCTCTTACGGGCAGCTGCTCGGCGCGGTGAGCGGCGTCGCTAAAGGGTTCAAAGAGCTCGGTGTGGAGAAGGGCGACCGCGTGGCGATACTGTTGCCCAACGTGCCACAGTTTGTGATGGCGTACTACGCCTGTCAGGCGCTTGGGGCAATCGCCGTGCCTGCCAATCCCCTGCTCAAGCCCGATGAGCTGCGCTACATCTACAACGATGCGGGCGTCAAGCTGGCTGTGACCATCCCCCTCCTCGCCGATGTCCTGCGCGCAGTGAAGCCACAGGTAGCCTCTCTGCAGCACCTGCTGATGGCGGGTGGTGAGGCTCCCGACTTTTTGCCCTTCGATGCGTTGTGGCAGCAGCAGGCTCCCGTGCCCACTCCGCCCGAGTTCAACCCGCGCGAGCATCCCGCCGTGTTCCTCTACACCTCTGGCACCACTGGCTTTCCCAAAGGGTGCATGCTCAGCCACCGCAACCTGATCGCCAACTGCGAATCGTGCGTGCCGGTGCTGGAAATGTCGCCTCAGGACAACTTCTTGACAGTGCTTCCACTCTTCCACGCCTTCGCGGGCACGGTGTGTATGCACCTGTCCATCTATGTCGGGTGCAGCAGCACCCTGCTGGAACGGTTCAGCCCCGACGGCGCGCTGGAAGCCATCGAAAAGCACCGCTGCACCATCTTCCCCGCGGTGCCCACCATGTTCGCCGCCATCCTGCACTTCCCGCTACCGCGCGAGTACGATTTGTCTTCATTGCGCGTGTGCGTCTCCGGCGGCGCACCCATGCCCGTCGCGGTGATGGAAGCGTTCGAGAAGCGATTCAATGTGGTGATTTTGGAAGGCGACGGACCCACCGAGTGCTCGCCGGTGACGGCGGTGAACCCGCTGAAGGGCGTACGCAAGCCGGGCAGTATCGGCTTGCCGATTCCGGGCGTCGAGATGAAAATCTTCGACGACAACGATATCGAGGTTCCGGTCGGCGAGCTGGGCGAGATTGTGGTGCGCGGCGAGAACGTGATGCTAGGCTACTACAATCAGCCTGAAGCCACCGCCGAAGCCATGCGCAGCGGCTGGTACCATACGGGCGACATCGGCAAGGTAGACGAGGACGGCTACTTCTACATCGTGGATCGCAAGAAGGACATGATTATCGTGGGCGGGCTGAACGTCTACCCGCGCGAGGTGGAAGAGGTGTTGCACACGCATCCGGCGGTGGCAGAAGCAGCGGTAGTGGGTGAATACGACGAACTGCGCGGCGAGGAACCGGTCGCCTATGTGGTGCTCAAACCCGGTGCAGAAGCCACCGAACGGGAGATTATCCGCTACTGCCGCGAGCGGCTGGCGAATTTCAAGGTGCCCCGGCGCGTGATATTCCGGGAATCGCTGCCCAAGTCCGCCACGGGCAAAATCCTGAAGCGTCTGCTGCGCAAAGAGCTGGAACAGGAGCAGGGCGCGAGCGCAGGATGA
- a CDS encoding DUF554 domain-containing protein: MIGTFINTATVVIGTGVGLTARRFLKPRLRETTMQIIGLMTLMIGVQMSLSEKNPLLPLASLLIGAMIGEALDIEGRLDALGNSLQRRFSNEGGSTFSQAFVSTSILFCVGPMTIMGCIQDGLRGDYSLLLVKSLLDGVSAAFFTAALGWGVLFSAGTVLVVQGALTLGAGWVGSVLTEPMKNTMVSTGGLMMLGLGIRLLNLRQIPVANFLPALVVAPLLVWLVSLWR, encoded by the coding sequence ATGATTGGTACCTTTATCAACACCGCCACGGTGGTTATCGGCACGGGCGTGGGCTTGACGGCGCGACGTTTCCTCAAGCCCCGCCTGCGCGAGACCACCATGCAAATCATCGGCTTGATGACGCTGATGATTGGCGTGCAGATGAGCCTCAGCGAGAAGAACCCCCTGCTGCCGCTGGCAAGCCTGCTCATCGGCGCGATGATTGGCGAGGCACTAGATATCGAAGGCAGGCTGGACGCCCTCGGCAACTCGTTGCAGAGACGTTTTAGCAACGAAGGCGGAAGCACCTTCAGTCAGGCGTTCGTCAGCACCAGTATCCTGTTCTGCGTTGGACCGATGACTATCATGGGATGCATTCAGGATGGTTTGCGCGGTGACTACAGCCTGTTGCTGGTGAAGAGCCTGCTGGATGGGGTCTCGGCTGCCTTCTTCACCGCCGCACTGGGCTGGGGGGTGTTGTTTTCGGCAGGCACGGTGCTGGTGGTACAGGGTGCGCTGACACTGGGGGCAGGCTGGGTGGGTAGCGTGCTGACCGAACCGATGAAAAACACCATGGTTTCCACGGGCGGCTTGATGATGCTGGGGCTGGGCATTCGGTTGCTGAATCTGCGCCAGATTCCGGTGGCAAACTTCCTGCCCGCACTGGTGGTTGCGCCGCTGCTGGTGTGGCTGGTCAGTTTGTGGCGTTAG
- a CDS encoding HEAT repeat domain-containing protein yields the protein MAHPSSSGADGEKQSQKVHPFWGALVIMAALAVIFVMAYPFIASRQSENLPLPTAEETAVKVADRMAPLSSAERARLARELLRSPNPLIRLAAVEAIEDWKVREAFPLLETAMEDNYSSLRRRAMESLWRMDREKGMRLLLAGLKDDDVDIRRAAISQLRFANEKRFIPAVIPLLDDRDATVRFFALGVLRKLTGMPYFARISDPPAKRQEVIRQWKQWWAKQQSRWEKEIRWATVSPIHPTRTDPAPALRVTTIDDSRKRLTDYRGKLLLLHFYGTWCAPCEAEMPELVRVREAFPESQLAMLGIAVNETQGERAVREWVKKFNLTYPQALATPAIVSGYWIQGVPVTYLIDAQGRIRYRWDGERDFETFRRAIVRLLQGEPSGRLTNATN from the coding sequence ATGGCTCATCCCTCATCATCGGGCGCCGACGGCGAGAAACAGTCTCAGAAAGTGCATCCCTTTTGGGGAGCACTGGTTATCATGGCGGCGCTGGCGGTGATTTTTGTGATGGCGTACCCTTTCATTGCCAGTCGCCAAAGCGAGAATCTGCCGTTGCCCACTGCGGAGGAGACCGCCGTGAAGGTAGCGGACAGGATGGCACCTTTGTCCAGTGCAGAACGCGCCAGGCTGGCTCGCGAGCTGTTGCGCAGCCCCAACCCCCTCATACGCCTCGCCGCAGTGGAAGCGATAGAGGACTGGAAGGTGCGGGAAGCGTTTCCCTTGCTGGAAACCGCGATGGAAGACAACTACTCGTCGTTACGCCGACGCGCGATGGAATCTCTGTGGCGGATGGACAGGGAGAAGGGAATGCGCTTGTTACTGGCAGGACTGAAGGATGACGATGTAGATATTCGCCGCGCCGCTATCAGCCAGCTGCGCTTCGCCAACGAAAAGCGCTTCATCCCGGCGGTGATACCCTTGCTGGATGACAGGGACGCCACCGTGCGGTTCTTCGCGCTGGGAGTGTTGCGCAAGTTGACGGGAATGCCTTACTTCGCCAGAATCTCCGACCCGCCTGCGAAGCGGCAGGAAGTCATTCGCCAGTGGAAACAATGGTGGGCAAAGCAGCAGTCGCGCTGGGAAAAAGAAATACGTTGGGCAACTGTATCCCCTATCCACCCGACCCGTACGGACCCCGCCCCAGCTCTCCGAGTGACCACCATCGACGACTCCCGAAAACGTCTCACGGACTATCGGGGAAAGCTACTGTTGCTCCATTTTTACGGCACGTGGTGTGCCCCCTGCGAAGCCGAGATGCCCGAGCTGGTGCGCGTGCGGGAGGCGTTCCCCGAAAGCCAGCTGGCGATGTTAGGCATAGCGGTCAACGAAACACAGGGCGAACGTGCGGTGCGCGAGTGGGTCAAGAAGTTCAACCTCACTTATCCCCAGGCGCTGGCTACTCCAGCGATCGTCTCCGGATACTGGATACAGGGCGTGCCGGTCACCTACTTGATTGACGCGCAGGGGCGCATCCGTTATCGCTGGGACGGTGAACGCGACTTCGAAACTTTCCGGCGGGCAATTGTTCGCCTGCTGCAAGGCGAACCCTCCGGCAGGCTGACTAACGCCACAAACTGA